TACCGGTACCGCAATTTCGGTTATTTTCTCCTCCTGGATGAGGACTGGGAAAAGATGAGGGTTGAGATCGGATTCGATGTAGTAAGATAAAAAAGGGGGCTTCAGGGATTTGGCAGAGGGATTCCTATGAGATTTCTACTTAAACTTTTCCTTTTCGTTGGTCTGATTCTTGGGACCACAAGCTGCGCTACCTACCGCATCGATGTAACCGGCTATTTGGACCCGGCGCGCCCTCTATCTCTGGTTCCCGGCAAGACAATATTTGTAGTACAGAACCCGGAAGCTGACAACCCTCTCCTTGAAAGAGAGGTGGCGTCAAAAATAGCCAGGCTGCTCAAAGAAAAAGGTTATCCGGCTTCCCCGACTGAGAATGCGGACTTTCACCTTGTCTTCCGGTATGGGATAGGTCGAGGCCCCTTGTATACAGGATTTATCTCAAGACCTCAAGACATCAGGGCTTATGATCCTTATTCAAAGACGTGGTATTATGAAACTGTATATAGGTATGAACCTTATTCCATTCAGTATCTTACCCGGTC
This region of Thermodesulfobacteriota bacterium genomic DNA includes:
- a CDS encoding DUF4136 domain-containing protein produces the protein MRFLLKLFLFVGLILGTTSCATYRIDVTGYLDPARPLSLVPGKTIFVVQNPEADNPLLEREVASKIARLLKEKGYPASPTENADFHLVFRYGIGRGPLYTGFISRPQDIRAYDPYSKTWYYETVYRYEPYSIQYLTRSLSIRVIDAHKLRESGQTEVVWAGDTVSEGESRDLRIVIDYLLVTAFDYFGKDTGRTVQTTLTPTDPRVIRLRENR